One stretch of Malus domestica chromosome 14, GDT2T_hap1 DNA includes these proteins:
- the LOC103453872 gene encoding protein SWEETIE isoform X3, with amino-acid sequence MAKKYVTTENAPLSQFGVLVAQLESIVASASHKPQEPLLCFDLLSDLISAINEEPKESILLWQRRCEDALYSLLTLGARRPVRHLASVAMARVISKGDGISIYSRASSLQGFLSDGRRNEPQKVAGAAQCLGELYRHFGRRITSGLLETTIIATKLFKFNEEFVRQEALYMLQNALEGSGGNAAASAYTEAFRLIMRFAVGDKSFLVRIAAARCLKAFAIIGGPGLGVGELDSSASYCVKALEDPVSSVRDAFAEALGSLLALGMNPHAQVQPRGKGPFPPAKKLEGGLHRHLALPFTKVGARSKDVRVGITLSWVFFLQAIRLKYMHPDSELQNYAIQVMEMLCSDNSVDAHALACVLYILRVGVTDQMAEPTQRSFLGFLGNQLMSLDASPSMKIAALRTASYTLKTLGEVPVDFKEVLDNTVVAAVSHSSQLVRIEAALTLRALAEVDPTCVGGLISYGVTMLNALRENVAYEKGSTLQLELDSLHGQATVLAALVSISPKLPLGFPARLPRSILEVSKKMLNESSRNPMAATIEKEAGWLLLSSLLASMPKEELEDQVFDILSLWASLFTGNPDDETNQTGDLTSRIRMWSAAVDALTAFLRCFLSPNDGNNGIFLQPVLVYLSRALSYISLIAAKQLPNVKPALDIFIIRTLIAYQSLPDPTAYKNDHPMVLQICTSPFIEASGCEESTCLRFLLDKRDAWLGPWIPGRDWFEDELRAFQGGKNGLIPCVWENEVCSFPQPEPVNKTLVNQMLLCFGVLFASQDSGGMLSLLGMIEQCLKAGKKQPWHAASITNICVGLLSGFKALLSLRPQPLSLEILNSAQAIFQSILAEGDICPSQRRASSECLGLLARLGNDIFTARMTRSLLGDLTGATDSNYAGSIAFALGCIHRSAGGMALSTLVPSTVSSISLLSKSSIAGLQIWSLHGLLLTIEAAGLSFVSQVQATLGLALEILLSEENGWVALQQGVGRLINAIVAVLGPELAPGSIFFSRCQSVVSEISSGQETATMLESVRFTQQLVLFAPQAVSVHTHVQTLLPTLASRQPALRHLAVSTLRHLIEKDPVSIVVEQIEERLFHMLDEETDSEIGDLVRTTIMRLLYASCPSCPSQWISICRNVILATSTRRNADSSSSLENESSKGTEGDLSVNFGEDDENMVSSTTGVLHGILNRDKHLRYRTRVFAAECLSYLPRAVGKNPAHFDLCTARSQPTNRLASSDWLVLHIQELIALAYQISTIQLENMQPIGVGLLSTITDKFEKTPDPELPGHLLLEQYQAQLVSAVRTALDSSSGPILLEAGFQLATKILTSGIIKGDQIAVKRVYSLISRPLNEFKDLYYPSFAEWVSCKIKIRLLAAHASLKCYTYAFLTRHHIGVPDEYLALLPLFSKSSSMLGKYWISVLKDYSYVFLCLHLKTKSPLVSSKLQPCLEESWPVILQAIALDAVPVNIEENEYSNSTTQNISSNNLLSGHGMVKLESEEYQFLWGFALLVLFQGQYSTLGELKSPLYFIKASNGGDSASEELSFPGIKLYEIALPVFQFLSTKRFASAGFLTLDICRELLQVFSYSMCMDNSWDSLSASVISQIVKNCPESFYEVDNFAYLAMELCLAYLYKVFQGSKAISLDKPSEDLISTLFITAETLVNCFQPKTQLVSAALAFLLIGYKGIREASTEFYFSKVDKFFKCTSLLLKRFIDDKSGVGEDGLLHMQKLLGTCLNVMTDLTEDCIKSIHLQENKRSDLHILLQRKLAFSIEQTISFAKLGYEMDYLDENRDGDSVYYPMFKYCTKCVQTVLSDSNVQVQSIGLQLLKSLVQKTPNAEGNNFLMLFVGELTADFFVIIQNALKKPVTEKSATVAGECLRLLVVLQTLSKPSECQRGFMNLLLEAVVVVFKASEEGSSLEVNTLRSTAVRLVSHLAQLPSSAVHFKDVLLSMPVTHRQQLQGFIRASVTQEHNATELKPTTPSLEIKLPVPKEASKEKPLPSATTAHSVSDEQEIEEEEEDEDDWDAFQSFPAALNAAESEPKVESRVEEPDLEVNTQSDCTHGESILQPPNNVDAVNDTDHHEAGEREVILDAPDGLKSPQGNPPTNNTEAEEPRDLQTNSGIIGPNDDRHLMRDEEVVSRQEGRAAGLNQVTTEHLASELDHPSEDAEASVEMNLGHHVQEKKEKRDDKAGQVSSDPLPLDEEVCDKREDKEEAASEKSRLEQSG; translated from the exons ATGGCGAAGAAGTATGTGACAACAGAGAATGCGCCCCTCTCTCAGTTCGGTGTATTGGTAGCGCAATTGGAGTCCATAGTCGCCTCAGCATCCCATAAGCCTCAGGAGCCACTTCTATGTTTCGATCTCCTCTCCGATCTCATATCCGCCATTAACGAAGAGCCCAAG gaatccattttgttgtggcaaAGGAGATGCGAGGACGCATTATATTCCTTGCTTACTCTTGGTGCTCGGCGACCTGTCCGCCATCTGGCTTCAGTTGCTATGGCGAGGGTTATATCTAAGGGAGATGGCATTTCCATATACTCTCGAGCAAGCAGTCTCCAAGGCTTTCTTTCTGATGGAAGGAGGAATGAACCACAAAAAGTTGCTG GTGCTGCACAGTGCTTAGGAGAATTATATAGACATTTTGGGAGGCGAATCACATCGGGTTTACTTGAAACGACTATCATTGCCACGAAACTTTTCAAGTTTAATGAG GAATTTGTGAGACAAGAAGCTTTATACATGCTTCAAAATGCTTTGGAAGGCTCTGGTGGAAACGCAGCGGCTTCAGCATATACAGAGGCATTTCGTCTCATCATGCGGTTTGCAGTTGGTGATAAATCATTTCTTGTtagaattgctgctgcaagatgtCTGAAGGCATTTGCCATTATTGGAGGACCTGGTCTAGGGGTGGGAGAGCTAGACAGTTCAGCTTCTTATTGTGTCAAG GCCCTTGAGGATCCTGTTTCTTCTGTCCGTGATGCATTTGCTGAAGCATTGGGTTCGTTGCTTGCTCTTGGAATGAATCCTCATGCACAG GTtcaaccaagggggaaaggaccTTTCCCTCCAGCAAAGAAACTGGAAGGTGGTTTGCATAGACATTTAGCTTTGCCTTTCACAAAAG TTGGAGCTCGGTCAAAGGACGTGCGAGTTGGCATAACCTTGTCTTGGGTATTCTTTTTACAG GCGATTCGTCTAAAATACATGCATCCAGATAGTGAGCTACAAAACTATGCAATTCAGGTTATGGAAATGCTTTGTTCCGATAATTCTGTTGATGCCCATGCACTG GCTTGTGTGCTCTATATCCTTCGTGTTGGTGTTACTGATCAAATGGCAGAGCCTACGCAAAGgagttttttgggttttcttggGAATCAG CTTATGTCTCTAGATGCCAGTCCTTCCATGAAAATTGCCGCCCTACGTACTGCATCATATACCCTGAAAACGCTGGGAGAG GTTCCAGTTGATTTCAAGGAAGTTCTTGACAACACTGTTGTTGCAGCAGTATCTCATTCTTCACAACTT GTTCGAATTGAGGCTGCTTTGACATTACGTGCCCTGGCTGAGGTTGATCCCACCTGTGTTGGTGGTTTAATTTCTTATGGAGTGACCATGCTAAATGCTTTGAGAGAAAATGTGGCATATGAGAAG GGGAGCACTTTGCAATTAGAGCTTGATTCTTTGCATGGACAGGCTACTGTCTTGGCAGCTCTGGTGTCCATTTCCCCAAAATTACCTCTCGGTTTTCCTGCCAG ATTGCCCAGGTCAATCCTTGAAGTTTCAAAGAAGATGTTGAATGAATCTAGTCGGAACCCTATGGCAGCTACAATTGAAAAAGAAGCTGGTTGGTTACTTTTGTCATCCCTGTTAGCTTCTATGCCAAAGGAG GAACTTGAAGACCAGGTTTTTGATATTCTTTCCTTGTGGGCTTCCCTCTTTACTGGAAATCCAGATGATGAAACCAACCAAACTGGAGATTTGACGAGTAGGATACG CATGTGGTCTGCTGCAGTTGATGCACTTACTGCATTTTTAAGATGCTTTCTTTCTCCTAATGATGGGAATAACGGGATTTTCCTTCAACCTGTACTTGTATACCTGAGTAG GGCTTTATCGTATATATCGCTGATAGCAGCCAAGCAACTGCCAAATGTGAAGCCTGCTTTGGATATATTTATCATCCGGACATTAATAGCTTACCAGTCTCTTCCTGATCCAACAGCATATAAGAATGACCACCCCATGGTCCTTCAAATTTGCACAAGCCCATTCAT AGAGGCTTCTGGATGTGAAGAAAGTACATGCTTGAGGTTTCTGTTAGACAAAAGAGATGCATGGTTGGGTCCCTGGATTCCTGGAAG AGATTGGTTTGAAGATGAACTTCGTGCTTTTCAAGGTGGCAAAAACGGCCTTATTCCTTGTGTCTGGGAGAATGAAGTTTGTAGCTTTCCTCAG CCGGAACCAGTAAACAAGACATTGGTGAACCAGATGCTCCTCTGCTTTGGCGTCTTGTTTGCCTCTCAG GATAGTGGGGGGATGCTGTCACTTCTTGGAATGATTGAGCAGTGCCTGAAAGCTGGAAAAAAGCAACCATGGCATGCAGCGAGCATAACCAATATATGTGTGGGGTTACTTTCTGGATTTAAG GCTTTGCTTTCCTTGCGTCCCCAGCCATTATCACTTGAGATACTAAATTCCGCACAGGCGATATTTCAG AGCATTCTGGCAGAGGGAGACATCTGTCCATCACAACGTAGGGCTTCATCAGAATGTCTTGGTCTTTTAGCTCGTCTTGGAAACGATATCTTTACAGCAAGAATG ACTAGATCTCTGCTTGGTGACCTAACTGGGGCAACAGATTCAAACTATGCTGGATCAATTGCTTTTGCTCTTGGCTGCATTCATCGCAG TGCAGGAGGCATGGCATTGTCAACTTTAGTGCCTTCAACTGTGAGCTCAATCTCGTTGCTTTCTAAAAGTTCAATAGCTGGTTTACAGATATGGTCTTTGCATGGGCTTCTGTTGACCATTGAAGCTGCTGGCTTGTCCTTTGTATCTCAAGTCCAG GCAACACTAGGTCTTGCTCTGGAAATTCTTTTGTCCGAAGAGAATGGATGGGTTGCACTTCAGCAAGGTGTTGGTCGTCTTATAAATGCTATTGTTGCTGTTCTTGGTCCTGAACTTGCCCCTGGCAGTATTTTCTTTTCACGTTGCCag tcTGTTGTTTCAGAGATAAGCTCTGGGCAAGAAACAGCAACGATGCTCGA GAGTGTACGCTTTACCCAGCAACTTGTTCTTTTTGCACCACAAGCTGTTTCCGTGCACACCCATGTGCAAACTCTTCTACCTACTTTGGCCTCAAGACAG CCAGCATTAAGGCATCTAGCTGTTTCCACTCTACGACATCTGATTGAAAAAGATCCA GTCTCCATTGTTGTTGAGCAAATAGAGGAGAGGTTATTTCACATGCTGGATGAAGAAACAGATTCTGA GATAGGGGATCTGGTGCGCACCACAATCATGCGATTGCTCTATGCATCATGCCCTTCCTGTCCATCTCAGTGGATATCAATTTGTCGTAATGTG ATTCTTGCCACATCAACGCGAAGAAATGCTGATAGTAGTAGCAGCTTAGAAAATGAATCTTCAAAGGGTACAGAGGGTGACctaagtgtaaattttggagaAGACGATGAGAACATGGTTTCTAGCACCACAGGTGTGCTCCATGGTATTCTGAACAGAGATAAACACCTCAGATACCGAACCAGAGTTTTTGCTGCTGA GTGTTTGAGTTACCTACCTAGAGCTGTTGGAAAGAATCCGGCTCATTTTGATCTCTGTACTGCTAGGAGCCAACCTACTAATAGACTGGCCTCTAGTGATTGGCTCGTCCTCCATATACAAGAACTTATAGCTCTTGCATACCAG ATAAGCACGATCCAGTTGGAAAACATGCAGCCAATTGGTGTGGGGCTTCTGAGTACCATTACAGATAAG TTTGAAAAGACACCTGACCCGGAGCTTCCAGGGCACCTTCTACTAGAACAGTATCAG GCCCAACTCGTATCTGCTGTCCGCACTGCCTTAGACTCGTCCTCTGGCCCTATTCTATTGGAAGCAGGCTTCCAGCTCGCTACGAAG ATATTGACTAGTGGAATAATTAAGGGCGATCAAATTGCTGTTAAACGCGtatattcattaatttcacgACCATTGAATGAATTTAAGGACCTGTATTATCCTTCATTTGCAGAATGGGTCTCATGCAAG ATCAAGATAAGACTTCTTGCTGCTCATGCCTCTCTCAAATGTTATACATATGCATTCTTGACGAGACACCATATTGGGGTTCCCGATGAATATCTAGCATTGTTACCATTATTTTCAAAGAGTTCAAGTATGCTTGGGAAGTACTGGATTAGTGTTTTGAAGGATTACAGTTATGTATTCTTGTGCTTGCATCTCAAGACAAAG TCACCTCTGGTATCATCAAAGTTGCAACCTTGCTTAGAAGAATCGTGGCCAGTAATATTGCAGGCAATTGCATTGGATGCAGTTCCTGTGAATATTGAAGAGAACGAGTATTCAAACTCCACTACTCAAAATATATCAAGCAATAACTTATTGTCTGGACATGGCATGGTTAAATTGGAATCCGAAGAATATCAATTTCTTTGGGGATTTGCTCTACTTGTCTTATTTCAGGGCCAATATTCTACCCTTGGTGAACTGAAAAGTCCACTTTATTTCATTAAAGCTAGTAACGGTGGAGATTCAGCTAGTGAAGAGTTATCTTTCCCAGGAATTAAGTTATATGAAATTGCATTGCCGGTTTTCCAGTTTCTGTCGACCAAAAGGTTTGCCAGTGCGGGATTTCTCACTCTGGACATATGCAGAGAACTGCTACAG GTTTTCTCATATTCTATGTGCATGGATAATTCCTGGGATAGTCTTTCAGCGTCTGTTATATCACAG ATTGTGAAGAACTGCCCTGAATCTTTTTATGAAGTGGACAACTTTGCTTATTTGGCAATGGAACTTTGTTTGGCTTATCTTTACAAAGTATTTCAAGG TAGTAAGGCAATTTCTCTGGACAAACCGTCAGAGGATTTGATATCCACATTATTTATCACTGCAGAAACACTTGTAAACTGTTTTCAACCAAAG ACACAACTAGTCTCTGCGGCATTGGCGTTTCTTTTAATTGGTTACAAGGGAATCAGAGAAGCCTCGACTGAGTTTTATTTCTCCAAGGTGGACAAATTTTTCAAGTGCACAAGTCTATTATTGAAAAGATTTATTGATG ATAAATCCGGTGTTGGTGAAGATGGTCTTCTTCATATGCAAAAGTTATTGGGAACTTGTCTGAATGTGATGACTGATTTGACCGAGGATTGCATTAAGTCCATTCATCTGCAGGAAAATAAGAGATCCGACTTGCACATACTACTGCAAAGAAAGCTTGCTTTCTCTATTGAACAAACTATATCATTTGCCAAGTTGGGTTATGAAATGGATTATCTTGATGAGAATAGAGATGGTGACTCCGTCTATTATCCTATGTTTAAATACTGCACAAAATGTGTTCAAACTGTACTTAGCGATTCAAATGTTCAG GTTCAATCAATTGGGTTACAATTGCTAAAAAGTTTGGTACAGAAAACCCCAAATGCGGAAGGCAACAATTTTTTAATGCTTTTTGTTGGGGAGCTTACAGCagatttttttgtgataatccAGAATGCTTTAAAG AAACCTGTAACTGAAAAATCAGCAACTGTTGCTGGCGAATGCTTAAGACTCTTAGTAGTGCTGCAAACACTTTCAAAACCTAGTGAATGCCAGAGAGGTTTTATGAATTTACTCCTGGAAGCCGTAGTCGTGGTTTTCAAGGCTTCAGAGGAAGGTTCTTCACTG GAAGTCAATACATTAAGAAGCACTGCTGTAAGGCTTGTTTCTCATCTTGCTCAGCTTCCTTCCTCAGCAGTTCACTTCAAGGATGTATTGCTGTCTATGCCTGTAACACATCGACAGCAACTACAG GGGTTCATCCGTGCGTCTGTGACTCAAGAGCATAATGCAACAGAGCTGAAGCCCACAACTCCGTCCTTAGAGATAAAATTACCGGTTCCAAAAGAGGCAAGCAAAGAGAAACCTCTGCCATCAGCCACCACAGCGCATTCTGTTTCTGATGAAcaagaaatcgaagaggaagaagaggatgaAGATGATTGGGATGCTTTCCAGTCTTTTCCTGCCGCTTTAAATGCAGCTGAAAGTGAACCGAAAGTAGAAAGCAGAGTGGAAGAACCTGACTTGGAAGTGAATACGCAGAGTGATTGCACTCATGGAGAATCTATTCTGCAACCTCCCAACAACGTGGATGCAGTCAACGATACAGACCATCACGAGGCTGGTGAAAGGGAGGTGATATTAGATGCCCCTGATGGCCTAAAATCCCCACAGGGTAACCCACCAACCAACAATACTGAGGCAGAAGAACCCCGTGATCTCCAAACTAATAGCGGTATTATCGGGCCAAACGATGATCGGCATTTGATGAGAGACGAGGAAGTGGTTTCCAGACAAGAAGGAAGGGCAGCAGGGTTGAACCAAGTGACGACTGAGCATTTGGCATCTGAACTTGATCATCCTAGTGAAGATGCTGAAGCATCAGTTGAGATGAATTTAGGGCATCATGTGCAGGAGAAAAAAGAGAAGCGTGATGATAAAGCAGGGCAGGTATCATCAGATCCTCTGCCACTTGATGAGGAAGTATGTGATAAAAGAGAAGACAAGGAAGAAGCAGCTTCCGAAAAGTCTCGCCTCGAGCAGTCTGGTTAA